From a region of the Kaistia sp. 32K genome:
- a CDS encoding MgtC/SapB family protein, producing MRFIETFQFWPFLDTVVSLTAAFIFGTLVGAERQYRQRTAGLRTNVLVAVGAAAFVDLAMAITGPVEATRVISYVVSGVGFLGAGAIMREGMNVRGLNTAATLWCAAAIGACAGADMIAHAALVTVFVIAGNTLLRPLVNAINRIPLDEEASEATYEVTVTVRDTDLPRLRTVVADMLEKAHYPAGDIEVVERGENLAEIVVTLVSTSVKASEMDAVARRIERLAGVTHASWALSTKD from the coding sequence TTGCGTTTCATCGAGACTTTCCAGTTCTGGCCCTTCCTCGACACCGTCGTCAGCCTGACCGCCGCCTTCATCTTCGGAACGCTGGTCGGCGCCGAGCGCCAGTATCGCCAGCGCACGGCGGGCCTTCGGACCAACGTACTGGTCGCCGTCGGCGCCGCCGCCTTCGTCGACCTCGCCATGGCGATCACCGGCCCTGTCGAGGCGACGCGCGTCATCTCCTATGTCGTGTCGGGCGTCGGCTTCCTCGGCGCCGGCGCGATCATGCGCGAGGGCATGAACGTCCGTGGCCTCAACACGGCGGCGACGCTCTGGTGCGCGGCGGCGATCGGCGCCTGCGCGGGCGCCGACATGATCGCGCATGCGGCGCTGGTGACCGTGTTCGTCATCGCCGGCAACACGCTGCTCAGGCCGCTCGTCAACGCCATCAACCGCATCCCGCTCGACGAAGAAGCGTCCGAGGCGACCTATGAGGTGACGGTGACGGTGCGCGACACCGATCTGCCGCGACTGCGAACCGTCGTGGCCGACATGCTGGAAAAGGCGCACTACCCGGCCGGCGACATCGAGGTAGTCGAGCGCGGCGAGAACCTCGCCGAGATCGTCGTGACGCTGGTCAGCACATCGGTGAAGGCAAGCGAAATGGACGCCGTCGCCCGCCGCATCGAACGCCTCGCCGGCGTCACCCACGCCTCCTGGGCGCTGAGCACCAAGGATTGA